A stretch of Rhizobium sp. TH2 DNA encodes these proteins:
- a CDS encoding heme ABC transporter permease has translation MTETTATQSKLTSLANPTRFIAIASAILPWLAGVTAILFAIGIYLSFATEGDYQQGETVRIMYIHVPSAWLSMMCYTVMAIAALGTLVWRHPLADVAAKSAAPLGAAFTFLALVTGSLWGKPMWGTWWVWDARLTSVFVLFLMYLGLIAFNRAMDDPGRAARVSAIMILVGFVNIPIIKFSVEWWNTLHQPASVMRLDGPSIDPEFLKPLLVMAIAFTLLFFTLHLMAIRSEIWRRRISVMRRHAARAAQAGQ, from the coding sequence ATGACAGAAACCACTGCAACCCAATCCAAGCTCACCTCGCTCGCCAACCCGACGCGATTTATCGCGATTGCGAGCGCCATCCTGCCGTGGCTGGCGGGCGTGACGGCGATCCTGTTCGCCATCGGCATCTATCTCAGCTTCGCCACCGAGGGCGACTACCAGCAGGGCGAAACGGTCCGCATCATGTATATCCATGTGCCCTCGGCCTGGCTGTCGATGATGTGCTACACTGTCATGGCGATCGCCGCGCTCGGCACGCTGGTCTGGCGCCATCCGCTTGCGGATGTCGCGGCGAAATCGGCAGCCCCGTTGGGCGCCGCCTTTACCTTCCTCGCGCTGGTCACCGGCTCGCTGTGGGGCAAGCCGATGTGGGGCACATGGTGGGTGTGGGATGCGCGGCTGACCTCGGTCTTCGTGTTGTTCCTGATGTATCTCGGCCTGATCGCCTTCAACCGCGCCATGGACGATCCCGGCCGCGCCGCCCGCGTCAGCGCCATCATGATCCTCGTCGGCTTCGTCAATATTCCGATCATCAAATTCTCGGTGGAATGGTGGAACACGCTCCACCAGCCGGCTAGCGTCATGCGGCTGGATGGCCCGAGCATCGATCCGGAATTTCTCAAGCCTTTGCTGGTCATGGCGATCGCGTTTACGTTGCTGTTCTTCACGCTGCACCTGATGGCGATCCGCAGCGAGATCTGGCGGCGCCGGATTTCGGTCATGCGGCGGCATGCGGCGCGTGCGGCGCAGGCAGGCCAATGA
- a CDS encoding DsbE family thiol:disulfide interchange protein, whose translation MTDATPTPPRKSRRLIIAFLPLAIFGALVAVFLFQLMSGKNNSVIPSALIGKPAPVLALAPLEGAIRAGQSVPALDTAAVKGKLTLVNVWASWCIPCRQEHPIILGLSQDPRINVVGINYKDRNDNALAFLGELGNPFRAIGVDPKGTAAIDWGVYGIPESFLVSPEGVILYKHVGPFTDDSVKNQLLPKIEEALDAAKS comes from the coding sequence GTGACGGATGCCACGCCGACGCCGCCCAGGAAATCCCGCCGCCTGATCATCGCCTTCCTGCCGCTGGCGATTTTTGGCGCTCTGGTCGCCGTGTTTCTCTTCCAGCTGATGTCGGGCAAGAACAATTCCGTTATTCCCTCCGCCCTCATCGGCAAACCCGCGCCAGTTCTGGCGCTCGCACCGCTCGAAGGCGCCATCCGCGCCGGCCAGTCCGTGCCGGCGCTCGATACGGCAGCCGTCAAGGGCAAGCTGACGCTCGTCAATGTCTGGGCCTCCTGGTGCATACCCTGCCGGCAGGAGCACCCGATCATCCTCGGTCTCTCGCAAGACCCGCGCATCAATGTCGTCGGTATCAATTACAAGGACAGGAACGACAACGCGCTCGCCTTCCTCGGCGAACTCGGCAACCCTTTTCGCGCCATCGGCGTCGATCCCAAGGGGACGGCGGCAATCGACTGGGGCGTCTACGGCATCCCGGAATCCTTCCTGGTCAGCCCGGAAGGCGTTATCCTCTACAAGCATGTCGGGCCATTCACGGATGACAGCGTGAAGAACCAGCTGCTGCCGAAGATCGAGGAAGCGCTGGACGCGGCGAAGAGTTAG
- a CDS encoding septation protein A, which yields MAENTEETTVPAHKENVGLKLVLELGPLAVFFFANLYGEKLAIWFPALKALGSDIFIATGLFMAATVLSLVVSKLVVGKLPLMPLISGVVVLGFGALSIWLQNDLFVKMKPTIINTLFGVILLGGLFFGRSLLGYVFNSAFQLDDEGWNKLTLRWGLFFLFLAVLNEVLWRGFNWYYMPDDKLANSMWISSKIWVVMPVTFLFTLSQMPLIMKHSVEVEE from the coding sequence ATGGCCGAGAACACCGAAGAGACAACTGTGCCCGCGCACAAGGAGAATGTCGGGCTGAAGCTTGTGCTCGAGCTTGGTCCGCTCGCGGTCTTCTTCTTCGCCAATCTCTATGGCGAAAAGCTCGCGATATGGTTTCCCGCGTTGAAAGCGCTCGGCTCCGACATCTTCATCGCCACTGGCTTGTTCATGGCGGCGACCGTGCTGTCTCTTGTAGTCTCCAAGCTCGTGGTCGGCAAGCTGCCGCTGATGCCGCTGATCTCCGGGGTGGTCGTGCTCGGTTTCGGCGCGCTCTCGATCTGGCTGCAGAACGATCTTTTCGTGAAGATGAAGCCGACCATCATCAACACGCTTTTCGGCGTGATCCTGCTCGGCGGTCTCTTTTTTGGTCGCTCGCTGCTCGGCTACGTATTCAATTCGGCCTTCCAGCTCGATGATGAGGGCTGGAACAAGCTGACGCTGCGTTGGGGCCTGTTCTTCCTGTTTCTCGCAGTGCTGAACGAAGTTCTGTGGCGCGGCTTCAACTGGTACTACATGCCCGACGACAAGCTGGCCAATTCCATGTGGATCAGTTCCAAGATATGGGTGGTGATGCCGGTAACCTTCCTGTTCACGCTCAGCCAGATGCCGCTGATCATGAAACATTCCGTCGAGGTCGAGGAGTGA
- the ccmB gene encoding heme exporter protein CcmB, with the protein MTALFLRDIKLGIRAGGGMLTGILFFMIIVTVIPFGVGPDLNLLSRIGPAILWIGALLASLLGLDRLFQAERDDGSLDLLMMQETPLTLIVFVKCLAHWVAGVLPLVIAAPLLSLFMNMNEISIGALVLTLLAGSPAITFIGAAGAAVAVSLPRGGLIVSILVLPLTIPVLIFGVSAVYAAVEDPAPFLPPFLALLALSLFFAVIGPFAASLALRASSE; encoded by the coding sequence ATGACCGCCCTCTTCCTCCGCGACATCAAGCTCGGCATCCGCGCTGGCGGCGGCATGCTGACGGGCATCCTGTTCTTCATGATCATCGTCACCGTGATCCCCTTCGGCGTCGGCCCCGATCTCAACCTGCTCTCCCGCATCGGCCCCGCCATCCTGTGGATCGGCGCGCTGCTCGCTTCGCTCCTCGGCCTCGACCGCCTGTTCCAAGCCGAGCGTGACGATGGTTCGCTCGACCTCTTGATGATGCAGGAAACGCCGCTGACGCTCATCGTCTTCGTTAAATGCCTGGCGCATTGGGTCGCGGGCGTGCTGCCGCTGGTCATCGCGGCACCGCTGCTCAGCCTGTTCATGAACATGAACGAGATCTCGATCGGTGCGCTGGTGCTGACCCTGCTCGCCGGTTCACCTGCGATCACCTTCATCGGTGCCGCAGGTGCAGCGGTCGCCGTGTCGCTGCCGCGCGGCGGGCTGATCGTCTCGATCCTCGTCCTGCCGTTGACAATCCCGGTGCTGATCTTCGGCGTCTCGGCTGTCTATGCCGCTGTGGAAGACCCGGCCCCATTCCTGCCGCCATTCCTCGCTCTTCTGGCGCTCAGCCTGTTCTTCGCCGTGATCGGACCTTTTGCCGCAAGCCTGGCGCTGCGCGCATCGTCGGAATGA
- a CDS encoding DUF2585 domain-containing protein: MVFLIVLAVQIALERYMSRLWICECGYVKLWEGGVNTPGNSQHISDWYTPSHIIHGFLFYGLGWLLFRNRPVALRLGFAALIEAAWEILENSPIIIDRYRTATIALDYYGDSILNSAMDTVFMALGFLLAWRLPVWVTVLLAIAAELYTGYIIRDNLTLNVIMLVWPLDAIKAWQGAG; this comes from the coding sequence GTGGTGTTTCTGATCGTCCTGGCGGTCCAGATCGCGCTCGAACGCTATATGAGCCGCCTCTGGATCTGCGAATGCGGCTATGTGAAGCTCTGGGAAGGCGGCGTCAACACGCCGGGCAATTCCCAGCATATCAGTGACTGGTATACGCCAAGCCATATCATCCACGGCTTCCTCTTCTACGGCCTGGGCTGGCTGCTGTTTCGCAACCGGCCGGTCGCGCTCAGGCTTGGATTCGCAGCACTGATCGAGGCTGCGTGGGAGATCCTGGAAAATTCACCCATCATCATCGACCGCTACCGCACGGCCACGATCGCGCTCGACTACTACGGCGATTCGATCCTCAATTCGGCGATGGATACGGTCTTCATGGCGCTCGGCTTCCTCCTCGCCTGGCGCCTGCCGGTGTGGGTGACAGTTCTTCTGGCCATCGCGGCGGAACTCTACACCGGCTACATCATCCGCGACAATCTCACGCTGAACGTCATCATGCTGGTCTGGCCGTTGGATGCGATCAAGGCGTGGCAGGGCGCGGGTTAG
- a CDS encoding type II toxin-antitoxin system RelE/ParE family toxin, with amino-acid sequence MIRSYRSSVTEAVARGRASKGFPADIMKSAQRKLTMLNLAARIEDLLSPPGNRLEALKGNRKGQHSIRINDQWRICFIWSDGGADQVEIVDYHD; translated from the coding sequence ATGATCCGGTCCTATAGGAGTTCGGTTACCGAAGCAGTCGCAAGAGGCCGAGCATCAAAAGGATTTCCTGCTGATATTATGAAATCGGCGCAACGAAAGCTGACCATGCTTAACTTGGCAGCTCGTATCGAGGATTTGTTGTCTCCTCCCGGCAATCGGCTTGAAGCCTTGAAAGGCAACAGAAAGGGACAGCATTCAATCCGCATCAACGATCAGTGGCGCATATGCTTCATCTGGTCGGATGGTGGCGCGGATCAAGTTGAGATCGTGGACTATCATGATTGA
- the ccmA gene encoding heme ABC exporter ATP-binding protein CcmA has translation MTVLTVSDLAARRGEDLIFSGISFSLQAGEALIVTGRNGSGKSTLIRVIAGLLSHERGEVSISVAGVQVPRAAEACHYLGHRNAMKREMTVEENLVFWKRFMGDFSGGAGVEPEQAAVQLGLAELLHLPFGYLSAGQQRRMAMAKLLCAWRPVWLLDEPTAAVDVQSEELFAGLMWGHLARGGIIIAATHQELGLENAQRLEMKGFEYHGELAS, from the coding sequence TTGACTGTATTGACGGTGAGCGATCTCGCGGCACGACGCGGCGAAGACCTCATCTTTTCCGGCATCTCGTTTTCGCTTCAAGCGGGTGAGGCGCTTATCGTGACCGGGCGGAATGGTTCGGGCAAATCGACACTGATCCGGGTGATCGCCGGTCTCCTTTCGCACGAAAGGGGAGAGGTTTCGATTTCCGTGGCAGGCGTCCAAGTGCCGCGCGCCGCCGAGGCCTGCCATTATCTCGGCCATCGCAATGCGATGAAGCGCGAGATGACGGTCGAGGAGAACCTCGTGTTCTGGAAGCGCTTCATGGGCGACTTCTCCGGCGGCGCTGGAGTGGAACCCGAGCAGGCCGCCGTGCAACTGGGCCTCGCCGAACTCCTGCATCTCCCCTTCGGCTACCTCTCCGCCGGCCAGCAGCGCCGCATGGCTATGGCGAAGCTGCTGTGCGCCTGGCGGCCAGTCTGGCTGCTCGATGAACCGACAGCGGCGGTCGATGTGCAGTCGGAGGAATTGTTCGCGGGGCTGATGTGGGGGCATTTGGCGAGGGGCGGGATCATCATTGCCGCGACGCATCAGGAATTGGGGCTGGAGAACGCGCAGAGGCTGGAGATGAAGGGGTTTGAGTATCACGGAGAGCTTGCGTCGTGA
- the ftsY gene encoding signal recognition particle-docking protein FtsY, which yields MALGFIKKIFSFGRDEKPAPEAVEQAQSIEPVVAPEDVPVHSTTVPEISDELTRIASETSHVLRPEEPEIAPLPVEEESDEIEAELEAQAESVAEFQEAIEEEAPAAEAVTEELAEAEPEIAAEPETPIEAAFAAEPVLEIAEPEIQEPAEDVAPKPEPTPEPETAPIEEPRTPPVLPQGFASASERAESLPVEPERRLTWIERLRQGLSRTSAQLTSQITSLFTKRKLDDDTLQELEDLLIQADLGVETALRITDALASERYGKDVSGEDVSKIMAAEITKVLAPVARPLELDLNHKPHVILVVGVNGTGKTTTIGKLAAKLSRGGLKVMLAAGDTFRAAAIEQLHIWAERTGADIVSTKLGADAAGLAYEAYEKAKQSGHDVLIIDTAGRLQNKTELMAELEKIVRVLGRLDPDAPHTVLQTLDATTGQNALNQVEIFRNVAGVSGLIMTKLDGTARGGILVAISAKHKLPVCFIGVGEGVDDLEPFNAKDFAEAIAGIQNK from the coding sequence ATGGCGTTAGGCTTCATCAAGAAAATCTTCTCCTTCGGCAGGGATGAAAAACCCGCGCCTGAAGCCGTGGAGCAGGCTCAGTCGATCGAGCCCGTCGTTGCACCTGAGGATGTGCCAGTTCATTCCACCACGGTGCCCGAGATCTCGGATGAGCTGACCCGCATCGCCTCCGAGACAAGCCACGTCCTGCGGCCGGAAGAGCCGGAAATCGCGCCTCTTCCCGTCGAGGAGGAAAGCGACGAGATCGAAGCGGAACTCGAGGCCCAGGCCGAGTCGGTCGCCGAGTTTCAGGAAGCGATCGAGGAAGAGGCCCCGGCAGCGGAGGCTGTAACGGAAGAACTTGCCGAAGCCGAGCCGGAGATTGCCGCCGAACCCGAGACGCCGATCGAAGCGGCTTTCGCCGCAGAACCGGTTCTGGAAATCGCCGAGCCGGAAATCCAGGAGCCTGCCGAAGACGTTGCGCCGAAACCAGAACCAACACCAGAGCCCGAAACCGCACCGATCGAAGAGCCTCGCACTCCGCCGGTCCTGCCACAGGGTTTCGCTTCCGCCTCCGAGCGTGCTGAATCCCTGCCCGTCGAGCCCGAGCGCCGCCTGACCTGGATCGAGCGCCTGCGCCAGGGCCTGTCGCGCACCTCGGCGCAGCTGACATCACAGATCACATCGCTGTTCACCAAGCGCAAGCTGGATGACGACACGCTGCAGGAGCTCGAGGATCTGCTGATCCAGGCCGATCTCGGCGTCGAGACCGCGCTCCGCATCACAGATGCGCTGGCCTCCGAGCGCTATGGCAAGGACGTGAGCGGCGAGGACGTCTCGAAAATCATGGCGGCGGAGATCACCAAGGTGCTGGCGCCGGTCGCCAGGCCGCTGGAACTCGATCTCAATCACAAGCCGCATGTCATCCTCGTCGTCGGCGTCAACGGCACCGGCAAGACGACGACGATCGGCAAGCTGGCGGCAAAACTCTCGCGCGGCGGGTTGAAGGTGATGCTGGCGGCGGGCGATACATTCCGCGCCGCGGCGATCGAGCAGTTGCACATCTGGGCCGAGCGCACCGGTGCCGACATTGTCTCCACCAAGCTGGGCGCCGATGCCGCGGGGCTTGCTTACGAGGCCTATGAGAAGGCCAAGCAATCCGGCCACGACGTGCTGATCATAGACACCGCCGGGCGGCTGCAGAACAAGACCGAGCTGATGGCGGAGCTCGAAAAGATCGTCCGCGTGCTGGGCCGGCTCGATCCGGATGCGCCGCATACCGTGCTTCAGACGCTCGATGCGACGACCGGCCAGAATGCACTCAACCAGGTCGAGATTTTCCGCAATGTCGCGGGCGTCTCGGGGTTGATCATGACCAAGCTCGACGGCACGGCGCGCGGCGGCATCCTCGTCGCGATCTCCGCCAAGCACAAGCTGCCTGTCTGTTTCATCGGCGTCGGCGAAGGCGTGGACGATCTCGAGCCGTTCAATGCCAAGGATTTCGCCGAGGCGATCGCCGGAATCCAGAACAAATAA
- a CDS encoding HigA family addiction module antitoxin, which yields MKLGDMLPPIHPGEILREEYLIPLEMTPYALAKKLHVPRTRVERIVAEKIGVSADTALRLGKFFKTTPEFWLNMQHSYDLKIATAAIKDQLASIPEIEQLEAA from the coding sequence ATGAAACTTGGCGACATGTTGCCCCCTATTCATCCCGGCGAAATCTTGCGCGAGGAGTATCTCATCCCGCTCGAAATGACTCCCTACGCACTGGCCAAGAAGCTCCACGTTCCACGTACTCGAGTCGAACGGATTGTCGCAGAGAAAATCGGCGTTAGCGCCGATACCGCGCTTCGCCTTGGTAAGTTCTTCAAGACGACACCGGAGTTCTGGCTCAACATGCAACACAGCTACGATCTGAAAATCGCGACGGCCGCTATCAAAGATCAATTGGCGAGCATCCCCGAAATAGAGCAACTCGAAGCCGCCTAA
- the ccmD gene encoding heme exporter protein CcmD, whose product MMPIDHSFYVYSAWSIAIVVLIAITGYTWLESLRLRRELKRLEAQGIRRRSVEQSGERT is encoded by the coding sequence ATGATGCCGATCGACCACAGTTTCTACGTCTACTCCGCCTGGAGTATCGCGATTGTCGTTCTCATCGCGATCACCGGTTACACGTGGCTCGAAAGCCTGCGGCTGAGACGAGAACTCAAGCGGCTTGAGGCGCAAGGCATCCGCCGCCGTTCGGTCGAACAGTCCGGAGAGCGCACGTGA